The Vicia villosa cultivar HV-30 ecotype Madison, WI linkage group LG1, Vvil1.0, whole genome shotgun sequence genome includes a region encoding these proteins:
- the LOC131610283 gene encoding uncharacterized protein LOC131610283, whose amino-acid sequence MSSKPPTGSKRKASSTTGSDGEDKSPPQTRQGQKKKHKAVTPSRKGKKASPSKAVSPGDKASSEESPLKAASNAFVVESHNSSPDNIPPKDDAGTATSGFKDPGLTIDVDKLYGTSQNQTRVLSPVFEDVRPIATILPNEPVEESHSTDESPPTHQGKNLEEDHPFSGSDNVNQQSHDNEDSASEKDAMEEISQPEKPVSHGTSTLDAKTIPETISTPAPAKLTPSELEHLKQTDPLSFLKAIMNVNTPSPPKLNVSPAVTADSSDKEDIPSLLRQIKERFFGVNLVDVLNRDPIKSHNLNQLLKKVDLLQVSTEVSEVIVLLGSLLEQLQANILRRQNVEKELSETTASHDSSWNSAMDATRQGEALRLKHSENQKAIDDYEKKIGSWKQEIKVLEGKIKEAESCQAVLQKSNQQDLLEVVQSGMKHFETAQKLVPEIERLKKHRALIELRMSSWETQYLKIKKDLPEDFN is encoded by the exons atg agttcgaaacccccaacgggttcgaagcgtaaagcttcttcgaccactggttcggatggcgaagataaatcccctcctcaaactagacaaggacagaagaaaaaacacaaagctgttaccccttcaagaaaagggaaaaaggcaagtccttccaaagctgtttctcctggtgataaagcgtcctctgaagagtctcctttgaaagctgctagtaatgctttcgttgtggaaagccataattcaagtccagacaatattccacccaag gatgatgctggcactgctacttccggttttaaagaccctggtctcaccattgatgttgacaaactttatg GTActtctcaaaatcaaactcgtgttctttcgccagtctttgaagacgttaggccaattgctaccatattgcctaatgaaccagtcgaagaaagccactctactgacgaatccccacctacccatcaaggcaaaaatttggaagaggatcatccattctcaggcagcgacaatgtgaaccagcaatcacatgacaacgaagattctgcgtcggagaaagatgctatggaagagatttctcagcctgaaaaaccagtttctcatggaacttcgactcttgacgcaaaaaccattcctgagacgatttcgacgcctgcccctgcaaagcttactccttcagagcttgaacaccttaagcaaactgatcctcttagtttcttaaaggccattatgaatgtgaatactccttCGCCTCCGAAGCTTAATGTCTCACCAGCTGTAACTGCAgactctagtgacaaggaagatattcccagtcttcttcgacaaataaaagaaagattctttggggtcaatcttgtagatgttctcaatcgggaccctattaagagccacaacttaaaccaacttctaaagaaagtagatttgcttcaagtttccacagaagtttcagaggtaattgttctgctgggctctctactcgagcagctccaagctaacatccttcgaaggcaaaatgtcgaaaaagagctatctgagacaacggcctctcatgactcttcatggaattctgctatggacgcaacgagacaaggtgaggccctcaggctcaaacattcagaaaatcagaaggccattgatgattatgagaagaaaatcggctcttggaaacaagaaatcaaagtactcgagggtaagataaaggaggctgaaagttGTCAAGCAGTTCTACAAAAGTCCAATCAACAagacttgctcgaagtggtgcagtcaggaatgaaacatttcgagactgcacaaaagttagtgccagaaatcgaaaggttgaagaaacaccgggcactaattgaacttcgcatgtcttcatgggagactcaatatctgaagatcaaaaaggacctccctgaggatttcaactag